The Novipirellula galeiformis genome contains a region encoding:
- a CDS encoding restriction endonuclease subunit S — MKTFLAAPLQYGANEAADLDDRTLPRFVRITDIDESGALRDETFRSLPRHLAQPYLLHDNDILLARSGGTVGKSFIYSTDWGEACFAGYLIRARLRRSVCTPKFLYYFCQTPEYWNYIDCSQIQATIQNVSAEKYANLHIPLPPSDEQKQIAAFLDYETAKIDALIEKQQQLIALLGEKRQAVISHAVTKGLNPDAPMRDSGIEWLGEVPEHWRLGPLKRFWPVVDCKHITVPFLDEGYPVVSVMEVRTFELDLSRVLLTDKANFELLKSGGREPKQGDVIYCRNTANTGTSAYVGTSEPICIGQDVVLIKSRTQNGRFLNYILHGPEMAGQLALYMVGSTFKRINVADIRELIVTCPPPPEQEKIVQHLDSKASQFDELIGNAVEMMEVLRERRVSLISAAVTGKIDVRGWKPPSSGAKQETEMEVA; from the coding sequence ATGAAGACGTTTCTTGCCGCCCCTCTTCAATATGGAGCTAACGAGGCAGCGGACCTTGATGACCGAACACTTCCACGGTTTGTCAGGATCACTGACATCGACGAATCTGGCGCGTTGAGAGATGAAACATTCCGCTCTCTCCCACGGCATTTGGCGCAACCGTATTTGTTGCATGACAACGATATTCTGTTGGCGAGAAGCGGAGGCACTGTAGGCAAAAGCTTCATTTACTCAACAGACTGGGGTGAAGCGTGCTTCGCTGGATACCTCATTCGCGCTCGCTTGCGTCGTTCCGTATGCACACCAAAATTCCTCTATTACTTCTGCCAAACCCCGGAGTATTGGAACTACATCGACTGCTCGCAAATTCAAGCGACGATTCAAAACGTGAGCGCCGAAAAATATGCAAATTTACACATTCCGCTCCCACCCTCCGACGAGCAAAAGCAAATCGCGGCCTTTCTGGACTACGAGACGGCGAAGATTGATGCGTTAATTGAGAAGCAGCAGCAGCTGATCGCCTTGCTCGGTGAGAAACGTCAGGCCGTCATCAGTCATGCGGTCACCAAAGGCTTGAACCCCGACGCCCCCATGCGAGATTCCGGCATCGAGTGGTTGGGCGAAGTGCCGGAGCATTGGCGTCTTGGTCCGCTCAAACGGTTCTGGCCAGTTGTTGATTGCAAACACATCACGGTTCCGTTTCTCGATGAAGGCTATCCCGTCGTAAGCGTCATGGAGGTGCGCACATTCGAGCTAGACCTTTCCAGAGTGCTGTTGACTGACAAGGCAAATTTTGAATTACTCAAGAGTGGTGGGCGTGAACCTAAGCAAGGCGATGTGATCTACTGCCGCAACACCGCGAATACAGGCACATCTGCCTACGTTGGAACGAGTGAGCCGATTTGCATTGGACAGGATGTTGTGCTGATTAAGTCGAGAACGCAAAACGGGCGATTCTTGAATTACATTTTGCATGGCCCAGAAATGGCGGGACAACTGGCTCTGTACATGGTTGGATCAACCTTCAAGCGTATAAATGTTGCAGACATTCGTGAGCTGATAGTTACTTGTCCGCCACCGCCTGAACAAGAAAAGATCGTCCAGCACTTGGATTCAAAAGCTTCCCAGTTTGATGAGTTGATTGGAAACGCAGTGGAAATGATGGAAGTGCTGCGAGAAAGGCGCGTGTCCCTCATCTCCGCAGCTGTCACCGGCAAGATCGACGTGCGAGGCTGGAAGCCGCCTTCATCCGGCGCGAAACAAGAAACTGAAATGGAGGTCGCATGA
- a CDS encoding helix-turn-helix domain-containing protein has translation MSITNLNEIPSDAFRAVLNISPEQRDFIHKYMECSDEVQSVVRSMFAVIDSEHTMDHDRHRAFATIADALHLKPENGHGSYGLDFRKSQAEVATKHPDPAWRPIIADRQRQMESQEATFADRVKAILQQKNITQEDLAERIDCTQSAVSKMLSRKSRPQRKTILKMATALNVEPTELWPDLEVTAILDSTAEFFNDRELTAAQAEALDAAISRPPAQVRTRELPSRAGR, from the coding sequence ATGTCGATAACCAACTTAAATGAAATCCCGAGTGACGCTTTCCGTGCCGTGCTGAACATCAGCCCCGAGCAACGAGACTTCATTCACAAGTACATGGAGTGCAGCGATGAGGTTCAATCCGTTGTTCGTTCGATGTTTGCGGTGATTGATAGCGAACACACGATGGATCATGATCGGCATCGCGCGTTTGCAACCATCGCGGATGCATTGCATTTGAAACCCGAGAACGGACATGGCAGCTACGGTCTGGATTTCCGTAAGTCGCAAGCAGAGGTCGCGACAAAGCATCCCGATCCAGCTTGGCGACCGATCATTGCCGATCGGCAGAGACAGATGGAATCGCAAGAAGCTACGTTTGCTGACCGTGTCAAAGCAATTCTGCAACAAAAGAACATCACCCAGGAAGACCTTGCGGAGCGTATCGACTGCACTCAGTCAGCGGTGTCGAAAATGCTATCTCGCAAATCGCGTCCGCAACGAAAGACGATCCTCAAAATGGCGACTGCACTCAACGTAGAACCAACTGAACTGTGGCCGGACCTTGAAGTCACCGCGATCCTCGACTCGACTGCGGAGTTCTTCAACGATCGAGAACTTACCGCCGCTCAAGCCGAAGCGTTGGACGCGGCCATTTCGCGACCACCCGCTCAGGTCAGGACTCGCGAGTTGCCCTCGAGAGCAGGGCGATAG
- a CDS encoding GNAT family N-acetyltransferase, whose amino-acid sequence MSQPEEKLLFADEFTPADLPFLAGLHCGDEAWSRAATEWIKGSEVIDSIEKRETKVWIYRNSEADDSIVGFASLSATGWMKWPPPNGRRSRLLYIPQLGLAYKYRGKPSSPEYRYSNQIIEHLIGQAKKAAEQIREDKPPKKHVELLTLRVHRDNVAAQKLYQRYGFDFLPAFDENDHLAMQHKLALDS is encoded by the coding sequence TTGTCGCAACCAGAAGAAAAGCTGCTATTTGCAGATGAATTCACACCAGCGGATTTGCCATTCTTGGCTGGTCTGCACTGTGGCGATGAAGCGTGGTCACGTGCAGCGACTGAGTGGATTAAAGGTTCAGAAGTAATCGACTCGATCGAGAAACGCGAGACCAAGGTCTGGATCTATCGCAACAGCGAAGCGGACGACTCGATCGTCGGCTTTGCTTCTTTATCGGCGACGGGCTGGATGAAATGGCCGCCGCCCAACGGCAGGCGATCTCGACTGCTCTACATCCCGCAACTTGGTCTCGCTTACAAGTACCGCGGCAAGCCGTCCTCGCCAGAGTACCGCTATTCCAACCAAATCATTGAGCACCTGATTGGTCAAGCGAAGAAAGCGGCCGAGCAGATCAGAGAAGACAAGCCGCCGAAGAAACATGTCGAGCTTTTAACTCTGCGAGTTCACCGCGACAACGTAGCAGCACAAAAGTTGTATCAGCGTTACGGCTTCGATTTCTTGCCCGCGTTCGATGAAAACGATCATCTCGCCATGCAGCACAAGTTGGCTCTCGACTCTTGA
- a CDS encoding DUF6361 family protein, with protein sequence MPSTFTWLDYSEHERRKMLDVIDLFGEKTTRDELGLGGVRDAFDVACMLASMGGLGNRTR encoded by the coding sequence ATGCCTTCAACTTTTACGTGGCTTGATTACTCAGAACACGAGCGTCGCAAGATGCTCGACGTGATCGATTTGTTTGGCGAAAAAACGACGCGTGATGAGTTAGGGCTCGGTGGTGTGCGTGATGCATTTGACGTTGCGTGCATGCTGGCCAGCATGGGCGGACTCGGCAATCGTACTAGATGA
- a CDS encoding potassium channel family protein, whose protein sequence is MSLDEIVAVRTRVRSAMDQMTEQVDADVQSISRLIADGDVFAFQAAKRLAAKHQVRAEYLVSLDESLSNFYQRRYMENGMAERMGGRRMLMLFEALILVLIVLVLGLLMYDLAAGPDSSRPAFLSSSSIFAVDAFCCAIFMGEFVLRLRSADSKRYVWKHHWVDFVTSIPVPGEAQLARFGRFARLARFARLLRLLRFARLFFFLWRGLDKLQDVMDVKVMKKTIRWAVFATFAGAILIYKIEGGSAANSENAVSTFGQSAWWSFTTVLTGGFGDIHNPESISGQVLTGFLVVIGMVLVGVFTATLTSIFVGERQDDEDVSLDQIVAKLDELTRLQAANGDSERQA, encoded by the coding sequence TTGTCTTTGGACGAAATCGTTGCCGTTCGCACCCGGGTGCGCTCGGCGATGGACCAAATGACCGAACAAGTCGATGCAGATGTTCAGTCGATAAGTCGTTTGATTGCCGATGGCGACGTGTTCGCCTTCCAGGCCGCGAAGCGTTTGGCGGCGAAGCATCAGGTTCGTGCGGAATACCTTGTTTCGCTGGATGAAAGCCTGAGCAACTTTTATCAGCGTCGGTACATGGAAAATGGCATGGCCGAGCGCATGGGCGGCCGCCGCATGCTGATGCTGTTTGAAGCATTGATCTTGGTTCTGATCGTGCTTGTTCTGGGGTTGCTGATGTACGATCTAGCGGCCGGACCCGATTCGTCGCGGCCCGCTTTTTTGTCGAGCAGTTCGATTTTCGCAGTGGACGCTTTTTGTTGCGCGATCTTCATGGGCGAGTTCGTGCTTCGTCTGCGGAGTGCCGATTCCAAGCGATACGTCTGGAAGCATCATTGGGTTGATTTCGTCACCTCGATCCCCGTGCCCGGCGAAGCGCAATTGGCAAGGTTTGGTCGCTTTGCCCGGCTGGCGCGTTTCGCGCGTCTGCTGCGTCTGCTTCGATTCGCTCGTTTGTTCTTCTTTTTGTGGCGAGGTTTGGACAAGCTACAAGACGTGATGGACGTCAAGGTGATGAAGAAGACGATTCGGTGGGCAGTCTTCGCGACGTTCGCCGGCGCGATTCTGATTTACAAGATTGAAGGCGGATCGGCAGCCAACTCTGAAAACGCGGTGTCCACGTTCGGACAATCAGCGTGGTGGAGTTTTACAACCGTCTTGACCGGAGGGTTTGGCGATATTCACAATCCCGAATCCATCAGCGGTCAAGTTCTGACGGGTTTTTTAGTCGTGATCGGCATGGTGCTAGTTGGGGTGTTCACCGCCACATTGACGTCCATCTTCGTCGGCGAGCGTCAGGACGATGAGGATGTCAGTCTCGATCAGATTGTCGCGAAGCTCGATGAACTCACGCGACTTCAGGCGGCAAACGGCGATTCAGAACGCCAAGCCTGA
- a CDS encoding type I restriction-modification system subunit M, translating into MTANFSQTAAYIWSLADLLRGDFKQSQYGRVILPFTILRRLECVLEATKPKVLAQVEKLKAMAALEEEAREKFLLKAAKQSFYNTSPMDLSKLGSADIKTNLLTYIESFSKDAREIFEHFKFAEFIAQLQDANLLYKVVQKVALTNLSPSVISNHDMGLVFEELIRRFAESSNETAGEHFTPRDIVRLTTSLVFMEDDDALTEPGIIRTIYDPTAGTGGFLSSGMEYVHELNPDAVMRAFGQELNPESYAICKGDMLIKGQDVSRIKLGNTLSEDQLHADRFDYMLSNPPFGVDWKKVEGTVKDEHKLKGFDGRFGPGLPRVSDGSLLFLMHLISKMRDYDPNDTGKNGGRIGIILNGSPLFTGGAGSGESEIRRYILESDLLEAIVALPTDMFYNTGIATYVWILSNKKNAERKGKVQLINGVHLYQKMRKSLGSKRQEIGDEDIRLITRTFGDFAAIESYRLDKEPDEKSNRGRQSSSKKKAAKKTFGSKIFASHEFGYRRITIERPLRLSVQFSDERIETLRFESGKLNAAMQAVWERFLNQPHGVSRGSKSPGATEPGLTPKRLIELEPEIRALVKADFTELKEKQIKDLLAARTWTDQIELLDIATKLQAVIGTDQHDDFNEFEDTLKAAIKDAEVELDARQKKQIIAAVSWTNPEAEPVIKKVIKKGEPNYPYGTFDYGGQIVQFQPDSDLRDNEDVPLTEDTARGANVDVVNEAYFFNEVAPHVPDAWIDGGKCDEKDGGVGIVGYEIPFNRHFYEYEPPRPLQEIDAELDELSAEIMQMLLEVHS; encoded by the coding sequence ATGACCGCTAATTTTTCCCAAACCGCGGCCTACATTTGGTCGCTCGCCGACCTACTTCGTGGTGATTTTAAACAGTCGCAATATGGCCGAGTCATCCTGCCATTCACGATTCTTCGCCGACTGGAGTGCGTCCTCGAGGCCACCAAGCCGAAGGTGCTCGCACAGGTCGAAAAACTGAAAGCGATGGCGGCTCTCGAGGAAGAGGCCCGCGAAAAGTTCCTTTTGAAAGCGGCCAAGCAGTCGTTCTACAACACCTCGCCGATGGACTTGTCCAAACTCGGCAGTGCGGACATCAAAACGAACCTGCTGACCTACATCGAGAGCTTTTCCAAAGACGCTCGTGAGATCTTCGAGCACTTCAAGTTCGCGGAATTCATCGCCCAGTTGCAAGATGCCAACTTGCTCTACAAAGTCGTTCAGAAAGTCGCCCTGACCAACCTCAGCCCGAGTGTGATCAGCAACCACGACATGGGGCTGGTCTTTGAAGAACTCATTCGGCGATTCGCGGAATCCAGCAACGAGACCGCGGGAGAACACTTCACGCCCCGCGACATCGTGCGGCTGACCACGTCGCTGGTGTTCATGGAAGACGATGATGCCCTCACCGAACCGGGCATCATCCGCACCATCTACGACCCCACAGCCGGAACCGGCGGGTTTCTTTCCAGCGGCATGGAATACGTCCACGAACTGAACCCAGACGCCGTGATGCGAGCCTTCGGGCAAGAACTGAACCCGGAAAGCTACGCCATCTGCAAAGGCGACATGCTGATCAAGGGCCAGGACGTCAGCCGCATCAAACTCGGCAACACGCTCAGCGAAGATCAACTGCACGCCGATCGGTTCGACTACATGCTCTCCAACCCGCCCTTTGGCGTCGACTGGAAAAAAGTCGAAGGCACCGTCAAAGACGAGCACAAGCTGAAAGGCTTTGACGGACGTTTCGGACCGGGACTGCCGCGAGTCAGCGATGGATCGCTGTTGTTTCTGATGCACCTGATCAGCAAGATGCGAGACTACGATCCCAACGACACAGGGAAGAACGGCGGTCGCATCGGCATCATCCTGAACGGATCGCCCTTGTTCACCGGCGGAGCGGGCAGCGGTGAAAGCGAAATTCGGCGATACATCCTGGAAAGCGATCTGTTGGAAGCCATCGTCGCGCTTCCCACGGACATGTTCTACAACACCGGCATCGCTACCTACGTGTGGATCCTGTCCAACAAGAAGAACGCCGAGCGAAAGGGCAAAGTCCAGCTGATCAATGGCGTGCATCTGTACCAAAAGATGCGTAAGAGCCTGGGCAGCAAACGCCAGGAGATCGGGGACGAAGACATCCGGTTGATCACACGAACCTTTGGCGACTTTGCAGCGATTGAAAGTTACCGACTGGACAAGGAACCCGACGAGAAATCCAATCGCGGACGCCAATCTTCATCCAAGAAGAAAGCCGCCAAGAAAACTTTTGGCAGCAAAATCTTTGCCAGCCATGAGTTTGGCTATCGTCGCATCACCATCGAGCGACCGCTGCGTCTATCGGTTCAATTCTCTGATGAGCGAATCGAAACGCTCCGCTTTGAATCGGGCAAGCTCAACGCCGCGATGCAGGCAGTATGGGAACGATTCCTAAATCAGCCGCACGGCGTTAGCCGCGGTTCCAAGTCCCCTGGCGCAACAGAACCGGGGCTAACGCCCAAACGGCTAATAGAACTGGAACCCGAAATCCGTGCCCTCGTCAAAGCCGACTTTACCGAACTGAAAGAAAAGCAGATCAAAGACTTGCTGGCCGCCCGAACATGGACCGACCAAATCGAACTGCTCGACATCGCCACCAAGCTGCAAGCCGTCATTGGCACGGACCAGCACGACGACTTCAACGAATTCGAGGACACGCTCAAGGCAGCCATCAAAGACGCGGAAGTCGAACTGGATGCCCGGCAGAAGAAACAAATCATCGCCGCCGTCAGTTGGACCAACCCAGAAGCCGAGCCGGTCATCAAGAAAGTCATCAAAAAGGGCGAGCCGAACTACCCCTACGGCACATTCGACTATGGAGGCCAGATCGTCCAGTTCCAGCCCGACAGCGACTTGCGAGACAACGAAGACGTGCCGTTAACCGAAGACACCGCACGCGGAGCCAATGTCGACGTGGTTAACGAAGCGTATTTCTTCAATGAAGTCGCCCCGCACGTCCCCGACGCATGGATCGACGGTGGCAAGTGCGATGAAAAGGATGGCGGGGTCGGCATCGTCGGCTACGAGATACCCTTCAACCGACATTTCTACGAGTACGAACCCCCACGACCGCTGCAAGAGATCGACGCCGAATTGGATGAACTGAGTGCCGAGATCATGCAGATGCTGCTGGAGGTGCACTCGTGA
- a CDS encoding nuclease-related domain-containing protein yields the protein MELFFDWLTIVLLPAVIAIAEVTPIVLFVAHWRREQSKKTRHNPLTRALLRAPGHSLRKRIDDLEIDVDSLMIAWVLLLPLLCVFHLFDSYVRETPGSISRLVLEGLLIVGASIIIGRNLKKKLDGLRHYKLGLEGELAIGQELDQLMLEGCRVFHDILFPYGNIDHVVVSRSGVFTVNTKMRGKPKKGEGKAEIVVDHEKDEIRFPDFKWRIPNKQLQTESRWLSQHLSAAMGETIEAEPILALP from the coding sequence GTGGAACTGTTTTTTGACTGGCTGACGATTGTGCTGTTGCCCGCCGTCATTGCGATTGCCGAGGTAACGCCAATTGTTCTGTTCGTTGCCCATTGGCGGCGTGAGCAATCGAAGAAGACGAGACATAACCCGCTAACGCGAGCATTGCTGCGAGCTCCCGGCCACTCGTTACGCAAGCGAATTGATGATCTGGAGATTGACGTTGATTCTCTGATGATTGCCTGGGTGCTCTTACTGCCGTTACTTTGCGTGTTCCATCTTTTTGACTCTTACGTTAGAGAAACACCAGGATCGATATCGCGTCTTGTCTTAGAAGGACTGCTGATTGTCGGAGCATCGATCATTATTGGCCGGAATCTGAAAAAGAAGCTTGATGGCTTGCGTCACTACAAGCTGGGGCTGGAAGGCGAACTGGCGATCGGCCAAGAACTTGACCAACTGATGCTGGAGGGGTGCCGTGTGTTCCATGATATCCTGTTTCCGTACGGCAACATCGACCATGTTGTCGTCAGTCGCAGCGGAGTGTTTACCGTCAATACGAAGATGCGGGGCAAGCCCAAGAAGGGCGAGGGTAAGGCCGAGATCGTTGTCGATCATGAAAAAGACGAGATTCGATTCCCTGATTTCAAATGGCGAATCCCAAACAAGCAACTTCAGACCGAATCCCGGTGGCTCTCGCAACACTTGTCCGCAGCGATGGGCGAGACAATTGAAGCCGAACCAATCTTGGCACTGCCGTGA
- a CDS encoding AAA family ATPase: protein MFSWKPLYIEIADRLPEFESKQADLIGLLKDLANEGVLVSKVLDEFENGRKGELREIDPFTFFASFNRKTGDQHRIAALTHIKKEWRLNADVPKDFEGIPFVQPLSSWLMPFAFKRKAEHVSTLWKYFKHFLPLKSVEDLDTEQMDKCLALNKVGLATLTMGMFWARPDVWFAADGKNIAIAESWGILRPENGETFVAWNQELHARFPDGPCQFSADAHLNSLPPKPTPTGSGRREKNRVDIRSSDQPPSDAGRRYWLIAPGESAYQWDEWAAASYAAIGWGDVGDLTDCPTKNETVERVTETCPNAGKHAVGNMLWNFSQNVAVGDVLFAKVGNHKLCGWGIVTGAYRYDDEFNVGEDETWENYPHLLEVDWRVNREVDLPDGVTLPIRTFTERTHGSEQLQVLLDAYAELGDQTTQYTSEMALSDLFMESSTLDRIMAQLRRKKNVVLQGAPGTGKTFIAMRLAYLLMKEIDAKRVRMVQFHQSTSYEDFIQGYKPMGSGEKFALVDGAFVRFCKAAMQNPDQPYVYIIDEINRGNLSKVFGELMMLIEPDKRGSKHALSLAYSRSADEQFSVPPNVHLIGTMNTADRSLSIVDYALRRRFAFISMTPGFGTSTFKEALQGQGIPQFLATKVCSAMSSLNQSISAEPTLGNGYCIGHSFFTPTEPVAEPEQWYQDIVDYEICPLLEEYFYDDPSRAAALMEGLKLQ, encoded by the coding sequence ATGTTCAGCTGGAAGCCCCTATACATTGAAATTGCCGATCGCTTGCCTGAATTTGAATCAAAGCAGGCTGATCTCATTGGGCTCCTGAAGGATTTGGCCAATGAAGGTGTTTTGGTCTCGAAGGTCCTTGATGAGTTTGAGAATGGCCGGAAAGGCGAATTGAGAGAGATTGATCCGTTTACTTTTTTTGCGTCATTCAACCGCAAGACAGGCGATCAGCACCGCATCGCAGCTCTGACGCACATCAAAAAGGAGTGGAGGCTGAACGCCGACGTTCCCAAGGACTTCGAAGGTATCCCCTTTGTCCAACCGTTGTCGAGTTGGTTGATGCCGTTTGCATTCAAGCGAAAGGCTGAGCATGTTTCGACTTTGTGGAAATATTTCAAGCACTTCCTGCCGCTCAAGTCAGTCGAAGACCTTGATACCGAGCAAATGGACAAGTGCCTTGCACTGAACAAAGTCGGACTCGCGACGTTGACGATGGGGATGTTTTGGGCACGACCCGACGTATGGTTTGCGGCGGACGGGAAGAATATCGCGATCGCTGAGTCGTGGGGAATATTGCGACCGGAGAATGGCGAGACTTTTGTGGCCTGGAACCAGGAGTTGCATGCTCGATTCCCCGACGGACCATGCCAGTTCTCGGCTGATGCGCACTTGAATTCACTCCCTCCCAAGCCGACACCAACAGGTTCCGGCAGAAGAGAAAAGAATCGCGTCGACATTCGGTCATCAGATCAGCCACCAAGCGATGCGGGTCGTCGGTATTGGTTGATCGCTCCCGGTGAGTCGGCTTACCAATGGGACGAGTGGGCCGCGGCGAGCTACGCGGCCATCGGCTGGGGCGACGTTGGTGATCTGACAGATTGCCCAACGAAGAATGAGACTGTCGAACGGGTCACGGAAACATGCCCAAACGCTGGCAAGCACGCTGTCGGAAACATGCTTTGGAACTTTTCGCAAAACGTTGCGGTTGGTGATGTCCTATTCGCCAAGGTGGGCAATCACAAGCTATGCGGATGGGGGATCGTAACCGGGGCATATCGCTACGACGACGAATTCAATGTAGGTGAAGATGAAACTTGGGAGAACTACCCACACCTCCTAGAAGTTGATTGGCGAGTCAATCGAGAAGTCGATCTTCCCGATGGTGTGACGCTTCCAATACGCACATTTACCGAACGAACGCATGGATCAGAGCAGCTTCAAGTGTTGCTGGATGCTTACGCAGAGCTGGGGGATCAGACCACACAGTACACCAGCGAAATGGCGTTGTCGGATTTGTTCATGGAGTCAAGTACGCTCGATCGGATCATGGCTCAGCTTCGGCGCAAGAAGAATGTCGTGCTGCAAGGGGCACCAGGAACAGGCAAAACATTCATTGCAATGCGATTAGCCTATTTGCTGATGAAGGAGATCGATGCAAAGCGAGTCCGAATGGTGCAGTTTCATCAGTCGACAAGCTACGAAGACTTTATTCAGGGTTACAAACCGATGGGCAGCGGAGAAAAATTCGCCCTGGTCGATGGAGCGTTCGTGCGATTTTGTAAGGCTGCGATGCAGAATCCAGACCAACCCTACGTCTACATCATTGACGAGATCAATCGCGGCAATCTGTCGAAAGTGTTCGGTGAGTTGATGATGCTCATCGAACCAGACAAGCGAGGTTCAAAGCATGCCCTGTCGCTCGCCTACTCGCGGTCGGCGGATGAGCAATTTTCGGTGCCGCCAAATGTCCATCTTATCGGCACGATGAACACCGCCGACCGATCGCTATCGATTGTTGACTACGCACTCCGTCGGCGATTTGCGTTTATATCAATGACGCCTGGCTTTGGGACTTCCACATTCAAGGAAGCCCTTCAGGGCCAGGGAATTCCGCAGTTTCTCGCTACGAAGGTTTGCTCGGCGATGTCATCGCTGAACCAATCGATTTCCGCAGAGCCGACCCTTGGGAATGGTTACTGCATTGGTCACAGTTTCTTTACTCCCACCGAGCCTGTCGCCGAACCAGAGCAGTGGTACCAGGACATTGTCGATTACGAGATATGTCCGCTTTTGGAAGAATACTTCTACGACGACCCAAGTCGCGCAGCTGCGCTGATGGAGGGTCTCAAGCTGCAATGA
- a CDS encoding 5-methylcytosine restriction system specificity protein McrC: protein MTIHPAAIGAVIEASQIPIQNIYYLLAYAHEQAKFAGDVPVGADECPDALNLIALVLSQRLLRVPRYGMDRRYQDVEEESSRLRGRIDFFASRRRLTQLRGSMICHFDELSIDTPANQIIHATCRMLLASGDALTKKNRELVSLSETLFRGVTPIQVSPTSFQQVRLTRNTNHYRIPIDLCRMLMKLSLPTQSGEKKRFRDLLRTRNTMNRLFEDFIKGFAQFHLPHAKVSKKQVPWNAKGFDGAESVLPKMETDVTIDLFDHKLIIECKFYKDGATTSGASVYDGGGLRSNHLYQLLAYLNHQSVQPGWSKVKGMLLYPTVNEAIDYHFSILGHDVRVRSLDLNQPWQQIEKRLLQILKAGWDDAAEAASLGH, encoded by the coding sequence ATGACAATCCATCCAGCGGCGATTGGAGCGGTAATTGAGGCGAGTCAAATACCGATCCAAAACATCTACTATTTACTTGCCTATGCTCATGAACAAGCGAAGTTCGCTGGTGATGTTCCGGTTGGTGCCGATGAATGTCCAGATGCATTGAATTTGATTGCACTGGTGCTCAGTCAGCGACTGCTACGAGTGCCGCGATACGGAATGGATCGCCGTTACCAAGACGTCGAAGAGGAATCGTCGAGACTTCGCGGGCGAATCGACTTCTTTGCAAGTCGTCGAAGGCTAACGCAACTCCGGGGGTCGATGATTTGCCATTTCGACGAACTGTCGATTGACACACCAGCAAACCAAATCATTCACGCGACATGTCGAATGCTACTTGCCAGCGGAGATGCTTTGACGAAAAAGAACCGTGAATTAGTGAGCCTATCTGAGACTCTGTTTCGCGGTGTCACCCCCATTCAAGTTTCGCCGACAAGCTTTCAGCAAGTTCGATTGACGCGGAACACGAATCATTACCGGATACCGATCGACCTCTGCCGCATGTTGATGAAGCTTTCGTTGCCGACTCAATCTGGAGAGAAGAAAAGATTTCGTGATCTCCTCCGAACCCGCAACACAATGAATCGACTTTTTGAGGACTTCATCAAGGGGTTTGCTCAATTCCATCTTCCACATGCCAAAGTCAGCAAGAAGCAGGTACCATGGAACGCAAAAGGATTTGACGGGGCAGAGTCAGTGCTGCCGAAGATGGAAACGGATGTGACGATCGACCTATTCGACCACAAACTGATCATCGAATGCAAATTCTATAAGGACGGTGCCACGACATCGGGTGCCTCTGTTTACGACGGTGGTGGTTTACGATCAAACCATCTTTACCAGTTGCTCGCCTACCTGAACCATCAGAGCGTGCAGCCAGGATGGAGCAAGGTGAAGGGAATGTTGCTGTACCCGACGGTCAACGAAGCGATCGACTACCACTTTTCCATTCTGGGGCATGACGTTCGGGTTCGCTCGCTGGATCTCAATCAGCCTTGGCAACAAATCGAAAAGCGGTTGCTTCAGATCTTAAAGGCCGGATGGGACGATGCCGCAGAAGCCGCTTCACTCGGACATTAA
- a CDS encoding cyclic-phosphate processing receiver domain-containing protein, translating into MKIYLDDERVTPEGWARVYWPDEAIKLLQSGDVTAISLDHDLGDDDRGTGYDVVFLSDEQVALHDCVPTVMQVHSENVSARTKMPTALTAMEKVLACNR; encoded by the coding sequence ATGAAGATCTATCTTGATGACGAACGGGTCACGCCAGAGGGTTGGGCTCGTGTCTATTGGCCAGACGAGGCGATTAAATTATTGCAATCCGGCGACGTGACGGCGATTAGCTTGGATCACGATCTCGGCGACGATGATCGCGGGACTGGCTATGATGTAGTGTTTTTGTCCGACGAGCAGGTGGCGCTACACGACTGTGTGCCGACGGTGATGCAGGTTCACTCGGAAAACGTATCGGCGAGAACGAAGATGCCTACCGCGCTCACCGCCATGGAGAAGGTGCTGGCATGCAATCGATAA